Part of the Lycium ferocissimum isolate CSIRO_LF1 unplaced genomic scaffold, AGI_CSIRO_Lferr_CH_V1 ctg1534, whole genome shotgun sequence genome is shown below.
TTGGCGAGAAAGTCCTTCCAATGATCAAGGGACCTCTCGGATGGAAACTATGCTTGAAAAGATATTGGACAACTAGCACAAGAGTgacaagaagatgaaaaatgtgaCCGAAGTAGTAGGCTCTCACACCGCTTCGATTCATAAATTTGAGTCACAAATGAGAGATCTTTCTCGTGAGAAACATCCACCGCAAAGAGGGGGCCTTCTTAGCGACACAGTACCGAACCCAAGGGGTAGTGGAGGCGATCACACTGCCTCATGCAACACTATTTCCACTAGAAGCAGAAAGGTCCTTGATGCGGTGAATCAGAAAATGGTTGAACCAATCATTGTCGAGCCGATTATTAATGAGAGTATAGAAGAAGAcgttgaaaaagaaaatgaggcaCCGAATGAAGCGCCTATTATTGTTGAAAGAGAGAAGGAAATGCACCCTATTGTTAAAAAGGGTGACGAGGAGCCGAGTGTTCAGAAGGCCACCGGAGAGAGCTTGCTAAAGAGTAAAGTCACCGAGGCTATTAAACCCTTGACTCAAATGTATAAGTCTCCTCCACCGTTCCCACAAagattgatgaaaataatggagGATGCCAAGTGCCAACGATTCTATGACCAACTGAAGGGGTTGTCAATGAATATCCCTTTCTTAGACGCATTCCAAGAAATGCCCGGATTTGCCAAATATTTGAAGGATTTGTTGACAAAGAAAAGGCCAATCAAGCATGATATGGTGGGAGTCACCCACCGTGTGAGTTCTATTATCTCGTCATCAAATGCAGAGAAGAAGGGAGATCCAGGGGCTTTCACTATCCCTTGCACTATCGGTCATCATGATTTTGCTCGGGCTTTATGTGACAACGGAGctagtattaatttgatgccaCTAGCCATATTTAAGCAAGCCGATTTGGGAGCACCTAGACCAACGAGCATGCGTCTTCAAATGGCCGACAGAACAATCAAAAGACCGGTGGGGGTTGTTGATGATATCTTTGTTAGAGTGGGGGAATTCTTATTATCGGCAGATTTTGTCATCCTTTGATTGTGCGGTTGACAAAGAAGTCCTAATTATTTTGGGAAGGCCATTTCTTGCCACTGGGAGAGCTCTGATGGACtcgaaaaaaaatgaaataaaattccGAGTCAATAATGAAGAAGTAACCTTCCAAGCTAGCAAGGGGATAAAGTTTCCTAGTGCTTATGAGAGCATTTCGGTCATTGATTCATTGGATGTGCTGGATGAGGCAGTGGAGCAGAAGTTGGAAGAAGAACATTTTGACGAGACACTTTCGGCTATCTTGGTGAACTTCAAGGCGGATGACATGATGGGGTATATTGATGCAATTAATTCTCTCATTGGCCGGGGTTCATATTCTTATGAGCCGAAGAAATTATCTCTTGATCTTGATAAAAGAACCACTCCTCCGGCAAAGCCTTCGATTATTGAGCCTCCAAAACTTGAGCTCAAGCTACTACCCTCTCATTTGAAGTATGCTTTTCTTGGCCCAGATAATACTTTACCGGTTATTCTCTCATCTTTGTTAAGTAAGGACCAAACTCAAAAGGTGCTCGAAATGTTGCGGGAGTATCGAAGATCTATTGGGTGGACTATTGAAGATATTAGGAGAATTTCCTCCGGTATTTGTGAACATCGAATCGAGCTCGAGGAGTATAGTTCATCAAGTGTCGAGCATCAAAGGAGGATAAACCCTCCTATGCAAGAAGTGGTGAAGAAAGAGATAATTAAGTGGTTGGATGCGGGGGTTGTGTACCCAATTGCAAACAATCCATGGGTTAGTCCGGTGCAATGTGTGCCGAAGAAGGGGGGCATTACTGTTGTCCCTAACTCTAAGAATGAGCTGATTCCTACAAGGACAGTCACCGGATGGAGAGTATGTATGGACTACCGGAAGCTGAACACCGCAACTTGTAAAGACCACTTCCCTATGCCgtttattgatcaaatgcttgatcgcCTAACTGGAAGAGCTTATTATTGCTTTTTGGATGGGTACTCGGGGTACAACCAAATCAACATTGCATTAGAGGACCAAGAGAAGACCACATTCACCTGTCCTTATGGCACTTTTTCTTTCAGCAGCATGCCTTTCGGCTTATGCAATGCCCCGGCTACCTTTCAGCGGTGTATGACGTCTATTTTCTCAGATATGGTGGAAGATTTCTTAGAAGTcttcatggatgatttttctATTATTGGTGACTCGTTTGATGAATGTCTTGCCAATCTCGGTAGAGTACTGAAGCGGTGTGAAGAAATCAACTTTGTACTTAATTGGGAGAAATGTCATTTCATGATGACAGAAGGGATTGTCCTAGGCCATAAGATTTTTGAGAAGGGCATTGAGGTAGATCGAGCAAAATTTGATGTAATAGCCAAGCTCCCTCCACCAATCTCTGTAAAGGGGGTTCGCAGTTTCTTGGGACATGCCGCTTTCTATCGGCGATTGATCAAAGATTCTCCAAGATCGTCAACCCGATGTGTAAGCTTCTAGAAAAAGAAGCTAAGTTTGCGTTTGATGAGAAATGCCTTAAGGCATTTAATGAGTTGAAGGAAAAGCTCACCTC
Proteins encoded:
- the LOC132042436 gene encoding uncharacterized protein LOC132042436, giving the protein MRDLSREKHPPQRGGLLSDTVPNPRGSGGDHTASCNTISTRSRKVLDAVNQKMVEPIIVEPIINESIEEDVEKENEAPNEAPIIVEREKEMHPIVKKGDEEPSVQKATGESLLKSKVTEAIKPLTQMYKSPPPFPQRLMKIMEDAKCQRFYDQLKGLSMNIPFLDAFQEMPGFAKYLKDLLTKKRPIKHDMVGVTHRVSSIISSSNAEKKGDPGAFTIPCTIGHHDFARALCDNGASINLMPLAIFKQADLGAPRPTSMRLQMADRTIKRPVGVVDDIFVRVGEFLLSADFVIL